In Candidatus Edwardsbacteria bacterium, the following are encoded in one genomic region:
- a CDS encoding DNA-directed RNA polymerase subunit alpha, with product MRWKSLQMPKGIIIDEANNTDIFGRFTAEPLERGYGLTLGNALRRVLLSSITGSAVVAVKIEGVLHEFSTIPGIMEDVTEIVLNLKQLRIRLHSEHPKTVYLKAQTKGRITAAQIEGDPDVEILNPELHLATLSEDGSLKMELTVDHGRGYVPAEVFRKSYNTIGLIPLDAAFSPVSKVNFHVENCRVGERTDYDRLILEVHTDGSIKPDMAVSYAAKLLQDHIGLFQSFGDKPDELREDAVDNDLLKMRDMLNKPVEELELSVRSANCLRANNINTLGDLVQKTESEMLKYRNFGRKSLAELSVILKAMSLSFGMKVDQFLETKKKSK from the coding sequence ATGAGATGGAAAAGTTTACAGATGCCGAAAGGCATTATCATAGATGAAGCCAACAATACCGACATTTTCGGACGTTTTACCGCCGAACCCCTGGAGCGCGGCTACGGCCTGACCCTGGGCAACGCCCTGCGCCGGGTCCTGCTGTCCTCCATCACCGGGTCGGCAGTGGTGGCGGTCAAGATCGAGGGGGTGCTGCACGAGTTCTCCACCATCCCCGGCATCATGGAGGATGTCACCGAGATCGTGCTCAACCTGAAGCAGCTGCGGATCCGGCTGCATTCCGAGCATCCCAAGACCGTCTACCTGAAGGCCCAGACCAAGGGCCGGATCACCGCCGCCCAGATCGAGGGCGACCCCGATGTGGAGATCCTGAACCCCGAGTTGCACCTGGCCACCCTGTCCGAGGACGGCAGCCTGAAGATGGAGTTGACGGTGGATCACGGCCGGGGATACGTGCCGGCCGAGGTGTTCCGCAAATCGTACAACACCATCGGTCTGATCCCGCTGGATGCGGCCTTCTCCCCGGTCTCCAAGGTGAACTTCCACGTGGAGAACTGCCGGGTGGGCGAACGCACCGACTACGACCGCCTGATACTGGAGGTCCACACCGACGGTTCCATCAAGCCGGACATGGCGGTATCCTACGCCGCCAAACTGCTGCAGGACCACATCGGGCTGTTCCAGTCCTTCGGCGACAAGCCCGACGAACTGCGGGAGGATGCGGTGGACAACGACCTGCTGAAGATGCGGGACATGCTCAACAAGCCGGTGGAGGAGCTGGAGCTGTCGGTCCGCTCGGCCAACTGCCTGAGGGCCAACAATATCAACACCCTGGGCGACCTGGTGCAGAAGACCGAGAGCGAGATGCTCAAATACCGCAATTTCGGGCGCAAATCGCTGGCCGAACTGTCGGTGATCCTCAAGGCCATGAGCCTGAGCTTCGGGATGAAGGTTGACCAATTCCTGGAAACCAAGAAGAAATCCAAGTAA